From Epinephelus lanceolatus isolate andai-2023 chromosome 12, ASM4190304v1, whole genome shotgun sequence, the proteins below share one genomic window:
- the slc35a3b gene encoding solute carrier family 35 member A3b, whose translation MVLSSPHSYGLKYMSLGVLVLQTTSLVLTMRYSRTLKEDGPRYLASSAVVSTEVLKILVCTLLVFKESNFSPRLLKEEIVNKPVETMKLAIPAGIYTLQNNLLYVALSNLDAATYQVTYQLKILTTALFSVSMLGKRLGFYQWLSLLVLMAGVTLVQWPTESEGDSEQKILTAGSQFVGLMAVLMACVSSGFAGVYFEKILKETKQSVWVRNIQLGLFGSVFGFLGMMVYDSQRVSESGMFQGYNTITCTVVVLQALGGLVIAVVIKYADNILKGFATSLSIILSTVISYFLLEDFNPTSVFFLGAMLVIAATFLYSMESKPASGSAVKV comes from the exons ATGGTGTTGTCCTCACCACACTCCTACGGACTTAAGTATATGTCTCTGGGGGTGCTGGTGCTACAGACTACCTCACTGGTGCTCACCATGCGCTACTCCCGCACCCTGAAGGAAGACGGCCCGCGTTACCTGGCCTCCTCTGCTGTGGTGTCGACCGAGGTGCTCAAGATCCTCGTCTGCACCCTCCTCGTCTTCAAGGAGAGCA ATTTCAGTCCACGGCTACTGAAGGAGGAGATTGTGAACAAACCCGTGGAGACCATGAAGCTGGCGATTCCTGCAGGGATCTACACGCTGCAGAACAATCTGCTCTATGTTGCCTTATCCAACCTGGACGCAGCCACCTATCAG GTCACATACCAGCTCAAGATCCTCACCACAgcgttgttttctgtctctatgcTGGGGAAGAGGTTGGGCTTCTACCAGTGGCTCTCCCTGCTCGTACTAATGGCTGGAGTCACTCTAGTGCAG TGGCCCACAGAGTCTGAAGGTGACTCTGAGCAGAAGATCCTGACAGCAGGCTCCCAGTTTGTGGGACTGATGGCTGTGCTGATGGCCTGTGTGTCCAGTGGCTTCGCTGGCGTTTACTTTGAGAAAATCCTCAAGGAGACCAAACAGAGTGTGTGGGTCCGCAACATACAGCTGG GTTTGTTCGGCTCTGTGTTTGGCTTCTTAGGAATGATGGTTTATGACAGCCAGAGGGTGAGCGAGTCGGGAATGTTCCAGGGCTACAACACCATCACCTGCACGGTCGTTGTCTTACAG GCTCTGGGCGGGTTGGTCATAGCAGTGGTCATTAAATATGCAGACAACATCCTGAAAGGATTCGCCACCTCTCTGTCCATCATCTTGTCCACAGTCATTTCATATTTCCTGTTGGAGGACTTTAACCCTACAAG TGTATTCTTCCTCGGGGCAATGCTGGTTATTGCTGCCACATTTCTTTACAGCATGGAGAGCAAACCTGCCAGCGGCAGCGCTGTCAAAGTATAA